In a single window of the Bacteroidota bacterium genome:
- a CDS encoding phage tail protein, whose product MDPTLSEIRIFAGNFAPLSWAFCNGALLSIAENTALFSLIGTTYGGDGQVTFALPDLRGRVPVGTGQGAGLSYWDLGEVEGTETVTLIQSQLAAHTHTANGVATPAANVSGAGAASTPGNGFFSISSSEIYSTPHNQVGGATPFTINLGITGSNQPHENMMPYLAMNYIIAVEGIYPSRN is encoded by the coding sequence ATGGATCCAACCCTGTCAGAAATCCGCATTTTTGCGGGAAACTTTGCCCCATTGTCTTGGGCATTTTGCAATGGCGCCTTGCTTTCCATTGCTGAAAATACTGCGCTATTTTCCTTGATTGGCACGACCTACGGAGGTGATGGCCAAGTAACATTTGCACTTCCAGATCTTCGCGGCCGCGTGCCGGTAGGTACAGGTCAAGGAGCAGGTTTGTCCTATTGGGACCTCGGAGAAGTCGAAGGCACAGAAACGGTCACCCTGATACAGTCGCAACTCGCAGCACATACCCATACAGCAAATGGCGTTGCCACGCCGGCTGCAAATGTATCCGGGGCAGGTGCCGCAAGCACTCCTGGAAATGGCTTCTTCAGCATTTCCTCGAGCGAAATCTATTCGACACCGCACAACCAAGTGGGCGGCGCAACACCGTTTACCATCAATCTTGGTATCACAGGCAGTAATCAGCCGCACGAAAACATGATGCCTTATCTCGCAATGAATTACATCATCGCAGTGGAGGGTATCTACCCAAGTCGCAATTGA
- a CDS encoding phage tail protein, with product MEGYIAEIRMFAATFAPRNWAYCQGQVLSIAQNTALFSLLGTTYGGNGVQTFALPNFASRVAVGVGQGAGLSNITLGEMDGSEGVSLTVNQIPSHSHTGAGSVNPRAFNGGGDESNPTTGYPANSTSGTGNLYSATGNGSMGSTTVNLTVGVTGSSQPHSNFQPSLGMNYIICLYGIFPSRN from the coding sequence ATGGAAGGATATATTGCAGAAATTAGAATGTTTGCTGCTACGTTTGCACCTCGGAACTGGGCCTATTGTCAAGGACAGGTGCTTTCAATCGCACAAAATACAGCACTTTTCTCCTTGTTGGGAACAACCTACGGGGGAAATGGCGTCCAAACCTTTGCTTTGCCCAATTTCGCTTCTCGTGTAGCTGTTGGCGTTGGTCAGGGTGCAGGATTGTCCAATATTACCTTGGGTGAAATGGATGGCTCCGAAGGCGTGAGTCTGACGGTGAACCAAATTCCTTCACACAGCCATACGGGGGCGGGTTCCGTTAATCCGCGTGCATTTAATGGCGGAGGCGACGAATCCAATCCGACGACCGGGTACCCTGCCAATTCCACGAGTGGCACCGGCAACTTGTACAGCGCAACTGGAAATGGCTCCATGGGATCAACCACGGTCAATTTGACTGTTGGTGTTACCGGCAGCAGTCAACCACACTCCAACTTTCAGCCATCATTGGGCATGAATTACATCATTTGCCTCTACGGAATTTTTCCAAGTCGCAACTGA
- a CDS encoding tail fiber protein has product MEGMIGEIRLFAGNFAPKNWAYCNGATIAIASNTALFSILGTTYGGNGTTNFQLPNLQSRVCIGAGQGPGLQNYALGQMSGAESVTLTTAQIPAHTHATMGTYSPFVQGGSGDETNPNGGFLSVSPAGDIYSGDQNTTMGAVPVSVTIGSSGGNMPHSNQQPLLGMNYVVCMYGIFPSRN; this is encoded by the coding sequence ATGGAAGGAATGATTGGCGAAATCCGGCTATTTGCAGGGAATTTCGCCCCCAAAAATTGGGCCTATTGCAATGGCGCTACAATTGCAATTGCCTCAAACACAGCACTTTTTTCGATCCTGGGTACAACCTACGGCGGAAACGGTACCACCAATTTTCAGTTGCCTAACCTTCAAAGCCGCGTCTGTATTGGAGCCGGGCAAGGTCCTGGGCTACAGAATTATGCACTTGGGCAGATGTCGGGAGCGGAATCAGTGACATTGACGACAGCACAGATCCCGGCGCATACGCATGCCACGATGGGAACCTACTCCCCTTTTGTTCAGGGCGGTAGTGGAGATGAAACGAATCCTAACGGAGGTTTCCTCTCAGTTTCGCCCGCGGGCGACATCTACAGCGGCGACCAAAATACCACGATGGGGGCCGTTCCCGTCTCGGTGACAATTGGCTCAAGCGGGGGAAATATGCCCCACAGCAATCAGCAGCCCCTTTTGGGCATGAACTATGTTGTGTGTATGTATGGAATCTTTCCCTCACGCAACTAA
- a CDS encoding tetratricopeptide repeat protein yields the protein MKATIPILSNLTAVRTLKEAIAFSLCLLIFMSCEPHTPSRTSDNLADSIAAGPKGSLLDQAKKLQSQQDIAGALLIYDKLLAADPINVAALGNRAYLLESAGNLDAALMDYNVLMEVDPSNFAGLIRRAKLLSSMQRDSAALQDFSLLLTHRPSDPELLNARGEVNLRLENFKAAIADFDAAFRLRRNWEKPILNRASAWYYLGDAKAATADYEFVLQLNPNNSEAINGLGLVRQHLMGDLGKAEEYYQKALFQNPNNAGAWFNMAFIEAGRGEKVKAVEDFGQAIRLDTNYVEAHINRGILEMQMQRQKEAVLDFQFAAKRRPNDGRMFMLLGWAQCEVSPSMQGCLTLARAKELGEKGAEELIQKFCN from the coding sequence GTGAAGGCCACGATTCCGATTTTATCCAACTTGACAGCTGTAAGGACGCTCAAAGAAGCGATCGCTTTTTCGCTTTGTCTGTTGATTTTCATGTCCTGTGAACCGCATACCCCATCGCGCACGAGCGATAATTTGGCAGATTCGATTGCTGCAGGGCCGAAGGGAAGCCTTTTAGATCAGGCAAAGAAGCTGCAGTCTCAACAAGACATTGCTGGCGCACTGTTGATCTATGACAAATTGCTTGCTGCAGATCCCATCAATGTGGCTGCCCTGGGAAATCGAGCCTATCTCTTGGAGTCCGCTGGAAATTTGGATGCTGCCTTGATGGACTACAATGTATTAATGGAGGTGGATCCCTCCAATTTCGCAGGGTTGATCCGCCGTGCAAAACTGCTTTCCTCGATGCAAAGGGATAGCGCGGCACTTCAGGACTTTTCGCTGTTACTGACGCATCGACCTTCTGACCCCGAACTTCTCAATGCACGTGGCGAGGTGAATCTGCGCTTGGAGAACTTCAAAGCGGCAATCGCTGATTTTGATGCAGCATTCCGGCTGCGTCGGAATTGGGAAAAGCCGATTTTGAACCGCGCTTCGGCTTGGTACTACCTTGGAGATGCCAAAGCAGCTACTGCGGACTATGAGTTCGTTTTGCAGTTGAATCCCAACAACAGTGAGGCTATCAATGGCCTCGGATTGGTCAGACAGCATTTGATGGGGGATCTTGGGAAAGCTGAGGAATACTATCAAAAGGCCCTTTTCCAAAACCCGAACAATGCCGGCGCTTGGTTCAACATGGCGTTTATTGAGGCGGGTCGTGGTGAAAAGGTCAAGGCTGTCGAAGATTTTGGGCAGGCTATTCGGTTGGACACCAATTATGTGGAGGCTCACATCAACCGCGGAATTCTTGAAATGCAAATGCAGCGGCAAAAGGAGGCAGTGTTGGACTTCCAATTTGCAGCAAAACGCCGCCCCAACGATGGGCGCATGTTCATGCTGCTCGGGTGGGCACAATGCGAAGTCTCACCGTCGATGCAAGGTTGTCTGACATTGGCCCGCGCAAAGGAGCTTGGAGAAAAAGGCGCCGAGGAACTGATCCAGAAGTTTTGCAATTAG
- a CDS encoding TM2 domain-containing protein, translated as MILIGLFVGQLGIHRLMMGYSNWWLQLITFGGCGIWALYDVIMIATDKMPMADGRPLEK; from the coding sequence ATGATCCTCATCGGTTTGTTCGTTGGTCAACTTGGTATTCACCGTTTGATGATGGGTTATTCCAACTGGTGGCTTCAGCTGATCACCTTCGGTGGTTGCGGTATCTGGGCCCTGTATGACGTCATCATGATTGCGACAGACAAAATGCCGATGGCAGACGGTCGTCCGCTCGAGAAGTAA
- a CDS encoding TM2 domain-containing protein, whose protein sequence is MNLEKNTCPACGAPTSNQGQLCPACDARQRDIFANPQNNQGRSGNGAPQGDQSKWIICLLLCWFLGAFGVHRFYTGHIGIGIAQLLTLGGCGIWTIIDFIILVTGNFKDSDGNPIKG, encoded by the coding sequence ATGAATCTTGAAAAAAATACGTGCCCTGCTTGCGGCGCGCCAACTTCAAACCAAGGGCAGTTGTGCCCCGCTTGTGATGCAAGGCAACGTGATATTTTTGCAAATCCGCAAAACAATCAAGGCCGATCTGGCAACGGCGCTCCGCAAGGAGATCAATCCAAATGGATCATCTGTCTGTTACTATGCTGGTTCCTAGGCGCATTTGGCGTACATAGGTTTTACACAGGCCATATCGGGATCGGCATTGCACAACTGCTGACCCTGGGTGGATGCGGTATCTGGACCATCATCGACTTCATCATTTTGGTAACAGGAAACTTTAAAGACTCGGATGGGAACCCCATCAAAGGCTAA
- a CDS encoding DUF2752 domain-containing protein, which translates to MLLLSYEMVAMLLYAITDGEIDVCIPCLWTTIFGVHCPGCGLTTASIDLLKLDFAGAWEANPLVFAVLPAIVFFAVSDFLKFRTKSISEAAVA; encoded by the coding sequence ATGCTGCTACTCAGCTATGAAATGGTGGCGATGTTGTTGTATGCCATCACGGATGGCGAAATCGACGTCTGTATTCCTTGTTTGTGGACAACCATCTTTGGTGTCCATTGTCCTGGTTGTGGCTTGACGACCGCCTCAATTGACCTGCTCAAACTGGATTTTGCCGGTGCATGGGAGGCCAATCCACTTGTTTTTGCTGTGCTTCCGGCGATCGTATTTTTCGCAGTGTCGGATTTCCTGAAGTTCCGCACCAAATCCATTTCGGAAGCCGCTGTGGCTTGA
- a CDS encoding TVP38/TMEM64 family protein, whose translation MEKSKKVLAIVWGVLIAVGLILYFAFPEYRSKEAISGFIRQYENQMFLVYLLICLARGAFLIPSTAFIFAGVLLFPDSPWMVLAISMIGVFAGAAIIYYFTEFLGFEKFFQKRFAHKTEFVQRKMERYGLWIVAAWAFFPVVPTDLVAYVAGVVRMKPWKFFLGILIGELPLVSLYVFGGNAVAGWLF comes from the coding sequence GTGGAAAAGTCAAAAAAGGTATTGGCCATTGTATGGGGCGTCCTGATTGCAGTCGGACTGATCCTCTATTTTGCATTTCCGGAATACCGTTCCAAAGAGGCCATTTCAGGATTCATCCGACAGTATGAAAACCAGATGTTTCTGGTGTATTTGTTGATCTGTCTCGCCCGCGGGGCGTTTTTGATTCCTAGTACAGCCTTCATTTTTGCCGGGGTTTTGCTCTTCCCGGATTCTCCATGGATGGTTTTGGCAATTTCCATGATCGGTGTATTTGCCGGCGCCGCCATTATCTATTACTTCACCGAATTCCTTGGCTTCGAAAAGTTTTTCCAGAAGCGGTTCGCGCACAAAACTGAATTTGTCCAACGAAAAATGGAGCGCTACGGTCTGTGGATCGTCGCCGCATGGGCATTTTTCCCGGTGGTTCCGACAGATTTGGTCGCCTATGTCGCAGGCGTTGTGCGCATGAAGCCTTGGAAATTTTTCCTGGGAATCCTCATCGGCGAACTGCCCTTGGTGAGCCTTTATGTTTTTGGCGGCAATGCGGTAGCTGGGTGGCTGTTTTGA
- the galE gene encoding UDP-glucose 4-epimerase GalE gives MIATKKVLVTGGAGFIGSHTVVELLKAGYQPVIVDNFANSKRGVLDRLAIICGEEIPVFECDCRDLSEMIQVFEKVGDLFAVIHFAAFKAVGESVARPAEYYDNNIGSLARLLMLMANFGQPGLVFSSSCTVYGQPKELPVTEDSPIQPASSPYGYTKQVCEQLINDSVIADRGLRAVTLRYFNPIGAHPSGLIGELPIGTPNNLVPFITQTAAGLREQLSIYGQDYHTEDGTAIRDYIHVVDLARAHVMALEILKNRSETTFNHVANVGTGKGHSVLEAVKAFEKVSGMTLPYSFVDRRPGDVEAVWAANDATRLPGWQAELTLEEAMRDAWNWQQMLAQNPL, from the coding sequence ATGATTGCAACCAAAAAAGTCCTCGTCACAGGCGGCGCCGGATTCATCGGCAGCCACACCGTGGTCGAATTGCTCAAAGCAGGCTATCAGCCGGTGATTGTTGACAATTTTGCCAATTCCAAACGGGGCGTTTTGGACCGGTTGGCCATCATCTGCGGTGAGGAAATTCCGGTCTTCGAATGCGATTGCCGTGATCTCTCCGAGATGATCCAAGTCTTTGAAAAGGTTGGCGATCTGTTTGCTGTCATTCATTTCGCGGCTTTCAAGGCAGTGGGTGAATCAGTCGCCCGACCTGCAGAATACTACGACAACAACATCGGTTCGCTCGCGCGCCTGCTGATGCTGATGGCCAATTTTGGTCAGCCAGGTTTGGTTTTTTCGTCTTCTTGTACCGTTTACGGTCAACCGAAGGAGTTGCCGGTGACAGAAGATTCGCCGATTCAACCGGCTTCCTCACCTTACGGATACACCAAACAGGTCTGCGAACAACTCATCAACGACAGCGTAATCGCAGATCGCGGCTTGCGCGCCGTTACCCTTCGCTACTTTAACCCCATCGGCGCTCACCCAAGCGGACTGATCGGTGAATTACCAATTGGGACCCCCAACAATCTCGTTCCATTTATCACACAAACCGCAGCCGGCCTCCGGGAACAACTCAGTATCTACGGACAAGACTATCATACAGAGGATGGAACCGCCATCCGTGACTATATCCATGTGGTGGACCTCGCACGGGCACATGTGATGGCGCTTGAGATCCTCAAAAATCGGTCCGAAACGACATTCAACCACGTTGCCAATGTCGGAACCGGCAAAGGTCACTCGGTTTTGGAGGCGGTAAAAGCGTTTGAAAAAGTCTCCGGTATGACGTTGCCCTACTCATTTGTCGATCGTCGACCTGGAGATGTGGAGGCGGTTTGGGCGGCCAATGATGCGACGCGTTTGCCGGGATGGCAGGCCGAATTGACCTTGGAAGAGGCAATGCGCGATGCTTGGAACTGGCAACAAATGCTCGCCCAAAACCCACTCTGA
- the moeB gene encoding molybdopterin-synthase adenylyltransferase MoeB yields MESTFSNPELARYSRHIILPEFNIEGQTKLKNAKVLVVGAGGLGSPMLLYLAAAGVGTIGIVDFDKVEDHNLQRQVLFGVRDIGQSKAQAAKSRILDLNPFIHVIVHEVALRADNALEIIRDYDVVADGTDNFQTRYLVNDACVLLGKVNVYASIFRFDGQVSVFNMLMPDGTRGPNYRDLYPTPPPPGMVPSCAEGGVLGVLPGIIGSLQANEVIKVIAGIGECLAGRLYLFDALSFESRTLKIRKDPANPLNGSHPTMTELIDYDQFCGVIPTNADSNTASIHEISVFQLREMQTSGQQFQLIDVREPYEFELANLGGWLIPLKEVEARQAEIRRDIPVIVHCRSGKRSAQAIAKLQSIESWPNLFNLHGGILAWADAFDPEMPRY; encoded by the coding sequence ATGGAATCCACTTTCTCCAACCCCGAACTCGCGCGTTATTCCCGGCACATCATTCTCCCGGAATTTAACATCGAGGGGCAGACCAAGCTGAAAAATGCCAAGGTCCTTGTCGTCGGCGCCGGCGGATTGGGAAGCCCGATGCTATTGTATTTGGCAGCGGCGGGCGTCGGGACGATCGGAATTGTGGATTTTGACAAGGTGGAGGATCACAACCTCCAAAGACAAGTGCTATTCGGGGTGCGGGACATCGGTCAATCCAAAGCCCAAGCTGCCAAATCACGGATTCTGGATTTGAATCCTTTCATCCATGTGATTGTGCACGAAGTGGCCTTGCGCGCAGACAATGCCCTCGAGATCATCCGAGACTACGATGTCGTTGCAGACGGGACCGACAATTTTCAAACGCGCTACTTGGTCAATGATGCTTGCGTTCTGCTTGGCAAAGTCAACGTTTATGCCTCCATTTTCCGGTTTGACGGCCAAGTTTCCGTCTTCAACATGTTGATGCCCGATGGAACCCGAGGCCCCAATTACCGCGATTTGTACCCTACGCCGCCACCTCCCGGAATGGTTCCCAGTTGTGCTGAGGGCGGTGTTTTGGGGGTATTGCCTGGGATTATCGGTTCCCTGCAGGCGAATGAAGTGATCAAGGTGATTGCAGGAATCGGCGAATGTCTCGCAGGAAGGCTCTATTTGTTTGATGCACTCAGCTTCGAATCCCGGACACTCAAAATTCGAAAGGACCCTGCCAATCCGTTGAATGGCAGCCATCCAACGATGACCGAATTGATCGACTATGACCAATTTTGTGGGGTCATTCCAACAAATGCGGATTCAAATACGGCATCAATCCATGAAATTTCAGTGTTTCAGCTCCGCGAAATGCAAACTTCGGGACAGCAGTTCCAACTGATCGACGTCCGCGAACCCTACGAATTTGAATTGGCCAACTTGGGCGGATGGCTGATTCCGTTGAAGGAAGTGGAGGCAAGGCAAGCAGAGATTCGGAGGGATATACCTGTGATTGTACATTGTCGCAGCGGCAAACGAAGTGCACAGGCCATTGCAAAGCTTCAATCAATCGAATCTTGGCCCAATTTGTTCAATTTGCATGGCGGAATCCTCGCTTGGGCGGATGCTTTTGATCCGGAAATGCCGCGCTATTGA